A genomic stretch from Canis lupus baileyi chromosome 3, mCanLup2.hap1, whole genome shotgun sequence includes:
- the LOC140625591 gene encoding prostate and testis expressed protein 2-like — MFVVFLLGIVFLICSNKGELKEHLTEIAKSCYKCKKYHLGLCYDIMKTCTLKYQQSWAVENFYFLTKKGRSMYFYSKLSCVTNCEDINFLSFEKRTELICCKHASYCNLPEGV, encoded by the exons ATGTTTGTTGTGTTTCTGCTGGGCATAGTCTTTCTGATCTGCTCAAATAAGG gTGAATTGAAGGAACATCTGACAG AGATTGCAAAGTCatgttataaatgtaaaaaatatcatCTTGGGTTATGCTATGACATCATGAAGACCTGTACCCTAAAGTACCAACAGTCCTGGGCTGTTGAGAACTTTTACTTCCTTACAAAAAAAG GACGGAGTATGTATTTTTATTCCAAACTGTCATGTGTGACCAATTGCGAAGACATCAACTTCTTGAGTTTTGAAAAAAGGACAGAGCTCATCTGTTGCAAACATGCTAGCTATTGCAACCTCCCTGAGGGAGTCTAG